One window of the Streptomyces sp. ITFR-21 genome contains the following:
- a CDS encoding ferritin-like fold-containing protein has protein sequence METPDETTTSDPATAPAPGIAAQTWDTAAADPRYRAAVVDLLGALAYGELAAFERLAEDAKLAPTLEDKAELAAMAAAEFHHFERLRDRLTEVGETANLAMEPFGAALDGFHRLTAPSDWLEGLVKAYVGDSIASDFYREVAVRLDSDTRTLVLAVLDDTGHAGFAIGKVRAAIEAEPRVGGRLALWARRLMGEALSQAQRVVADRDALSTMLVGGVADGFDLAEVGRMFSRITEAHTKRMAALGLAA, from the coding sequence ATGGAGACGCCTGACGAGACCACCACGTCCGACCCCGCCACCGCGCCGGCCCCCGGCATCGCCGCCCAGACCTGGGACACCGCGGCGGCCGACCCGCGCTACCGGGCCGCCGTCGTCGACCTGCTGGGGGCGCTGGCGTACGGCGAGCTGGCCGCGTTCGAACGGCTCGCGGAGGACGCCAAACTGGCGCCGACGCTGGAGGACAAGGCGGAGCTGGCGGCGATGGCGGCGGCGGAGTTCCATCACTTCGAGCGGTTGCGGGACCGGCTGACGGAGGTCGGCGAGACGGCGAACCTGGCGATGGAGCCCTTCGGCGCGGCGCTGGACGGGTTCCACCGGCTGACCGCGCCGTCGGACTGGCTGGAGGGCCTGGTCAAGGCGTACGTCGGCGACTCGATCGCCTCCGACTTCTACCGCGAGGTCGCGGTCCGGCTGGACTCCGACACCCGCACCCTGGTGCTGGCCGTGCTGGACGACACCGGGCACGCCGGCTTCGCGATCGGCAAGGTGCGCGCCGCCATCGAGGCCGAGCCGCGGGTCGGCGGCCGGCTGGCGCTGTGGGCCCGGCGGCTGATGGGCGAGGCGCTGTCCCAGGCCCAGCGGGTGGTGGCGGACCGGGACGCGCTGTCCACGATGCTGGTCGGCGGTGTCGCCGACGGCTTCGACCTGGCCGAGGTGGGCCGGATGTTCTCCCGGATCACCGAGGCGCACACCAAGCGGATGGCGGCGCTGGGGCTGGCCGCGTGA
- a CDS encoding DUF3107 domain-containing protein → MEVKIGVQHAPREINIESSQSAAEVEKAVGDALSGSSKLLTLVDEHGRKVLIPADRLAYVEIGEPATRRVGFGASL, encoded by the coding sequence GTGGAGGTCAAGATCGGCGTGCAGCACGCGCCGCGCGAGATCAACATCGAGAGCTCGCAGTCGGCCGCCGAGGTGGAGAAGGCCGTCGGCGACGCGCTGAGCGGCAGCTCCAAGCTGCTGACCCTGGTGGACGAGCACGGGCGCAAGGTCCTGATCCCCGCCGACCGCCTCGCCTACGTGGAGATCGGTGAGCCGGCCACCCGCCGGGTCGGGTTCGGCGCCTCGCTCTGA
- a CDS encoding alpha/beta fold hydrolase, producing the protein MSTTDSPQEAVAPAAVPPAGPAPATGESARTVVLPGFSLVVRRHEDRGGPAGREPAFFVHGLGGSSQNWSLLMGRLADRVAGEALDLPGFGHSPPPDDGDYSIAGHARAVIRLLDHEPRGPVHLFGNSMGGAVAVKVAAARPDLVRTLTLVSPALPEVPPQRTAWPTALASVPGLPALYVRATRRWTVERRTEALLALCYGDPSTVPGPVREEAAREYRRRVELPYFWDAMIRSTRGLVNAYTLGGQHALWRQAERVLAPTLLVYGGRDKLVSPRMAPRAARAFRDARLLLIPESGHVAMMEHPELVSRAFRDLLDEVDAAGAADADRTPPADTEAPAPAADRRLTEGAVDRTLPGAAGGPANSPTTDATGS; encoded by the coding sequence ATGTCCACGACCGACTCTCCTCAAGAGGCCGTCGCCCCCGCGGCCGTACCCCCGGCGGGACCGGCGCCGGCGACCGGGGAATCGGCCCGCACCGTGGTGCTGCCCGGGTTCAGCCTGGTGGTGCGCCGGCACGAGGACCGCGGCGGGCCCGCCGGCCGCGAACCGGCGTTCTTCGTCCACGGCCTCGGCGGTTCCTCGCAGAACTGGTCGCTGCTGATGGGCCGGCTCGCCGACCGGGTGGCCGGGGAAGCCCTCGACCTGCCCGGCTTCGGCCACTCGCCGCCGCCGGACGACGGCGACTACTCGATCGCCGGGCACGCCAGGGCGGTGATCAGGCTGCTGGACCACGAACCCCGCGGCCCGGTGCACCTGTTCGGCAACTCGATGGGCGGCGCGGTGGCGGTGAAGGTCGCCGCCGCCCGGCCGGACCTGGTGCGCACCCTGACCCTGGTCTCCCCCGCGCTCCCCGAGGTGCCGCCGCAGCGCACCGCCTGGCCGACCGCGCTGGCCTCGGTGCCGGGACTGCCCGCGCTGTACGTACGGGCCACCCGCCGCTGGACCGTCGAGCGGCGCACCGAGGCGCTGCTGGCCCTGTGCTACGGGGACCCGTCGACGGTGCCGGGGCCGGTCCGCGAGGAGGCGGCCCGGGAGTACCGGCGGCGGGTCGAACTGCCCTACTTCTGGGACGCGATGATCCGCTCCACCCGCGGCCTGGTGAACGCCTACACGCTCGGCGGCCAGCACGCCTTGTGGCGGCAGGCCGAGCGGGTGCTCGCGCCCACACTGCTGGTCTACGGCGGGCGGGACAAGCTGGTGTCGCCGCGGATGGCCCCCAGGGCGGCGCGCGCCTTCCGGGACGCGCGGCTGCTGCTGATCCCGGAGAGCGGGCACGTGGCGATGATGGAGCACCCGGAGCTGGTGTCGCGGGCGTTCCGCGACCTGCTGGACGAAGTCGACGCCGCCGGCGCCGCGGACGCGGACCGTACGCCGCCCGCGGACACCGAAGCCCCCGCGCCCGCCGCGGACCGTAGGCTGACGGAAGGTGCCGTGGACCGTACGCTTCCGGGTGCCGCCGGAGGTCCGGCGAACAGTCCGACGACCGACGCGACCGGGAGCTGA
- a CDS encoding TetR/AcrR family transcriptional regulator: MTAIEQTQARPRGTRLPRRARREQLLGAAQEVFVAQGYHAAAMDDIAERAGVSKPVLYQHFPGKLELYLALLDQHCESLLHSVRTALASTSDNKKRVEATMDAYFAYVEDEGGAFRLVFESDLTNEPTVRERVDKVSLECAEAISEVIAEDTGLAREDAMLLAVGLGGVSQVVARYWLATRSEVPRDTAVQLLTSLAWRGIAGFPLHGTEGHH; this comes from the coding sequence GTGACAGCCATCGAGCAGACTCAGGCGCGCCCGCGCGGCACCCGCCTGCCCCGCCGGGCCCGACGCGAACAGCTGCTGGGAGCGGCGCAGGAGGTCTTCGTCGCGCAGGGGTACCACGCCGCCGCGATGGACGACATCGCCGAGCGGGCCGGGGTCAGCAAGCCGGTGCTGTACCAGCACTTCCCCGGGAAGCTGGAGCTCTACCTCGCCCTGCTCGACCAGCACTGCGAGTCGCTGCTGCACTCGGTGCGGACCGCGCTGGCGTCCACCTCGGACAACAAGAAGCGCGTCGAGGCGACCATGGACGCGTACTTCGCCTACGTCGAGGACGAGGGCGGCGCGTTCCGGCTGGTCTTCGAGTCGGACCTGACCAACGAGCCGACCGTCCGCGAGCGGGTCGACAAGGTCTCGCTGGAGTGCGCGGAGGCGATCAGCGAGGTCATCGCGGAGGACACCGGGCTGGCCCGGGAGGACGCCATGCTGCTGGCCGTCGGCCTCGGCGGCGTCTCCCAGGTGGTGGCCCGCTACTGGCTGGCCACCCGCAGCGAGGTCCCCCGCGACACCGCGGTGCAGCTGCTGACCTCGCTGGCCTGGCGCGGCATCGCCGGTTTCCCGCTGCACGGCACCGAGGGCCACCACTGA
- a CDS encoding DUF3152 domain-containing protein: MGKHSATDGQDGQDGPTSGPAGGGAYRPPAPPFRPAGPGLPGAPGAPGVPGSPGVPGSGRRRRADSPEDTGGFAVLGPHELNVPPQAHPEHREHTGWGAPGGWTAPGPGRGGRPSDDELVLDAMDWPPYETGDGLTVLGLPGHPHAAGPAVPQPRQEYVDAFDGPPGPRPPAAGQRSAPQSAAEPAPGPAPAGGDDGGSRDKSAGKAGGRGRALSGIAAAAVVTVLAVVVGARFVGGDEDHTGAAGKGAGPRSAPDRPPSPAPPTTTSAPAPAATAAPLGYDRQMAVQYPLDPRLALSGAFTTVPGRQAAPGRGRTMRFRVEVEKGLPLDADLFARAVFTTLNDPRSWGHGGTMTFERVSTGPADIVVTLASPGTTAEWCEKSGLDTTVDNVSCDAASTPRTMINAYRWAMGADTFGPERMHQYRQMLINHEVGHRLGHGHVGCPTEGAPAPVMMQQTKFLSLDGGPTCKPNAWPFP; encoded by the coding sequence GTGGGCAAGCACAGCGCGACGGACGGCCAGGACGGCCAGGACGGTCCGACGAGCGGCCCGGCCGGCGGCGGCGCGTACCGCCCGCCCGCCCCGCCGTTCCGCCCGGCCGGGCCGGGCCTGCCAGGTGCTCCAGGTGCGCCCGGTGTCCCCGGCAGCCCCGGCGTTCCCGGGTCCGGCCGGCGGCGGCGGGCCGACTCGCCGGAGGACACCGGCGGCTTCGCGGTGCTCGGACCGCACGAGCTGAACGTGCCGCCGCAGGCCCACCCCGAGCACCGCGAGCACACCGGCTGGGGCGCACCGGGCGGCTGGACCGCCCCGGGCCCCGGCCGCGGCGGCAGGCCCTCCGACGACGAGCTCGTCCTCGACGCGATGGACTGGCCGCCGTACGAGACGGGCGACGGGCTGACCGTCCTGGGGCTGCCGGGACACCCGCACGCCGCCGGGCCGGCCGTGCCGCAGCCCCGCCAGGAGTACGTGGACGCCTTCGACGGCCCGCCGGGACCGCGCCCGCCCGCCGCCGGTCAGCGCTCCGCGCCGCAGTCGGCGGCGGAGCCCGCGCCCGGGCCCGCCCCGGCCGGCGGGGACGACGGCGGGAGCCGGGACAAGAGCGCCGGCAAGGCCGGCGGGAGGGGCCGCGCGCTCAGCGGCATCGCCGCCGCCGCGGTCGTCACGGTGCTGGCCGTGGTGGTCGGCGCGCGGTTCGTCGGGGGTGACGAAGACCACACCGGCGCCGCGGGCAAGGGCGCCGGGCCCCGGTCCGCCCCGGACCGCCCGCCGTCCCCGGCGCCGCCCACCACGACCTCCGCGCCGGCGCCCGCGGCCACCGCCGCGCCGCTCGGCTACGACCGGCAGATGGCCGTGCAGTACCCGCTGGACCCGCGGCTGGCGCTGTCCGGCGCCTTCACCACCGTGCCGGGCCGGCAGGCCGCGCCGGGCCGCGGCCGGACCATGCGGTTCAGGGTGGAAGTGGAGAAGGGACTGCCGCTGGACGCCGACCTGTTCGCCCGCGCCGTCTTCACGACGCTGAACGATCCCCGCAGCTGGGGGCACGGCGGCACGATGACCTTCGAACGGGTGTCAACCGGCCCGGCCGACATCGTCGTCACCCTCGCCAGCCCCGGCACCACCGCCGAGTGGTGCGAGAAGTCGGGTCTGGACACCACGGTCGACAACGTGTCATGTGACGCGGCGTCGACCCCGCGCACGATGATCAACGCCTACCGGTGGGCGATGGGGGCCGACACCTTCGGCCCGGAACGGATGCACCAGTACCGGCAGATGCTGATCAACCACGAGGTCGGGCACCGCCTCGGCCACGGTCATGTGGGCTGTCCCACGGAGGGCGCGCCGGCGCCGGTGATGATGCAGCAGACCAAGTTCCTCTCGCTCGACGGCGGGCCGACCTGCAAGCCGAACGCCTGGCCCTTCCCGTAG
- a CDS encoding DEAD/DEAH box helicase: MPHSAASHRRGNILTTTTFRSLGILPETAEALEAVGIITPFPIQEMTLPVALAGNDVIGQAKTGTGKTLGFGLPLLERVVVAADVDAGRASADQLTDAPQALVVVPTRELCQQVTNDLLTAGKVRNVRVAAIYGGRAYEPQVEQLKKGVDVVVGTPGRLLDLAGQKKLNLKRVRALVLDEADEMLDLGFLPDVEKIMAMLPVKRQTMLFSATMPGAVIGLARRYMSQPTHISASSPDDLGATVANTTQHIFRAHSMDKPELVSRILQADGRGLAMIFCRTKRTAADVAEQLEKRGFASGAVHGDLGQGAREQALRAFRNGKVDVLVCTDVAARGIDVEGVTHVINYQTPEDEKTYLHRIGRTGRAGAYGTAITLVDWDDIPRWQLINKALDLPFNDPEETYSTSPHLYELLGIPAGTKGVLPRAERTRAGLDAEAVEDLGETGGRGGGAARGGRRPGGHQAAPVEDRPARTRTPRQRRRTRGGEAAGPVTPVAGTSAEAAAAVSAPETADAVRPAPRRRRRTRSGPAQGEAAVAAQPAVAAEPAAPAEPAAPVEAVTPAPVTPAPVTPVPPTGVTEAEAPRAPRRRTRKATAEVPAPATAPDAEETAKAAPRRRTRKAVAEPVAAEAVAAEPVAAVATVGSAAEEAPKAPRRRTRKATAEVPPPATAPDAEETAKAAPRRRTRKAAAVEADAG; the protein is encoded by the coding sequence TTGCCGCACAGTGCCGCGTCTCACAGAAGAGGCAACATCCTGACCACCACGACTTTCCGCAGCCTCGGGATCCTCCCCGAGACCGCCGAGGCCCTCGAGGCCGTCGGCATCATCACTCCTTTCCCGATCCAGGAGATGACGCTCCCGGTCGCCCTCGCGGGCAACGACGTCATCGGCCAGGCGAAGACCGGCACCGGCAAGACGCTCGGTTTCGGCCTGCCGCTGCTGGAGCGGGTCGTCGTCGCCGCCGACGTGGACGCCGGCCGGGCGAGCGCGGACCAGCTCACCGACGCGCCGCAGGCCCTCGTCGTCGTCCCCACCCGCGAGCTGTGCCAGCAGGTCACCAACGACCTTCTCACCGCGGGCAAGGTGCGCAACGTCCGGGTCGCCGCGATCTACGGCGGCCGGGCCTACGAGCCGCAGGTCGAGCAGCTGAAGAAGGGCGTCGACGTGGTCGTCGGCACCCCGGGCCGGCTGCTGGACCTGGCCGGGCAGAAAAAACTCAACCTCAAGCGGGTCCGCGCGCTGGTGCTGGACGAGGCCGACGAGATGCTCGACCTGGGCTTCCTGCCCGACGTCGAGAAGATCATGGCCATGCTCCCGGTGAAGCGGCAGACGATGCTGTTCTCCGCGACGATGCCCGGCGCGGTGATCGGTCTGGCCCGCCGCTACATGTCGCAGCCGACCCACATCAGCGCCTCCTCGCCCGACGACCTGGGCGCCACGGTGGCGAACACCACCCAGCACATCTTCCGCGCCCACTCCATGGACAAGCCCGAGCTGGTCTCGCGCATCCTCCAGGCCGACGGCCGCGGGCTCGCGATGATCTTCTGCCGCACCAAGCGCACCGCCGCCGACGTGGCCGAGCAGCTGGAAAAGCGCGGCTTCGCCTCCGGCGCGGTGCACGGCGACCTCGGCCAGGGCGCCCGCGAGCAGGCGCTGCGGGCGTTCCGTAACGGCAAGGTGGACGTGCTGGTCTGCACCGACGTGGCGGCCCGCGGTATCGACGTCGAGGGCGTCACCCATGTGATCAACTACCAGACGCCCGAGGACGAGAAGACCTACCTGCACCGCATCGGCCGCACCGGCCGGGCGGGCGCGTACGGTACGGCGATCACGCTAGTCGATTGGGACGACATCCCGCGCTGGCAGCTGATCAACAAGGCGCTCGACCTGCCGTTCAACGACCCGGAGGAGACGTACTCCACGTCCCCCCACCTGTACGAACTGCTGGGCATCCCGGCCGGCACCAAGGGTGTGCTGCCCCGCGCCGAGCGGACCCGGGCCGGTCTGGACGCCGAGGCGGTCGAGGACCTCGGTGAGACCGGCGGCCGCGGTGGCGGCGCGGCCCGCGGCGGCCGGCGCCCCGGCGGCCACCAGGCCGCGCCGGTCGAGGACCGCCCGGCCCGCACCCGCACCCCGCGGCAGCGCCGCCGCACCCGCGGTGGCGAGGCCGCCGGCCCGGTGACGCCCGTCGCCGGGACCTCGGCCGAAGCCGCCGCGGCGGTCTCCGCGCCGGAGACCGCCGACGCGGTGCGGCCGGCCCCGCGCCGCCGGCGCCGTACCCGCTCGGGCCCGGCCCAGGGGGAAGCGGCCGTCGCCGCGCAGCCCGCCGTCGCCGCCGAGCCGGCCGCTCCCGCCGAGCCGGCCGCTCCCGTCGAAGCGGTCACCCCGGCGCCGGTCACCCCGGCGCCGGTGACGCCGGTCCCGCCGACCGGGGTGACCGAGGCGGAGGCCCCGAGGGCGCCCCGCCGCCGGACCCGCAAGGCCACCGCCGAAGTACCCGCGCCGGCCACCGCGCCCGACGCCGAGGAGACCGCCAAGGCCGCCCCCCGCCGCCGCACCCGCAAGGCCGTGGCCGAGCCGGTCGCCGCCGAGGCGGTCGCCGCCGAGCCGGTGGCCGCGGTCGCGACGGTCGGGTCCGCCGCCGAGGAGGCCCCGAAGGCACCGCGCCGCCGGACCCGCAAGGCCACCGCCGAAGTACCCCCGCCGGCCACCGCGCCCGACGCCGAGGAGACCGCCAAGGCCGCCCCCCGCCGCCGCACCCGCAAGGCCGCCGCGGTGGAGGCGGACGCGGGCTGA